One genomic window of Paenibacillus xylanilyticus includes the following:
- a CDS encoding aminopeptidase: protein MNQQRVEISKNVLIECLGLREGENLVVVADDAKRELAESIYEAGKALGAESVLMIMAERSRSGEEPPAPIAQAMIQADVAVCVTRYSLTHTQARKQAAASGTRVATMPGMTEDMFMNGAITAEYPQVKALTEKVTALLTEGSQVRIEKEGHSLSFSIKDRSGVPSTGMYLNPGESGNLPSGEAYIAPVEGIGEGSIIVDGSVAGIGALREPMTLKVEEGRLVSAEGPDGQQLLTMLGEGDGRYLGEFGIGTNNKARITGVVLEDEKVYGTIHVAFGSNNTFGGTIAAGVHIDAVVQKPDVYIDDKLIMRQGELVN, encoded by the coding sequence ATGAATCAGCAGCGTGTGGAAATCAGTAAAAATGTATTAATCGAATGCTTGGGACTGCGTGAGGGAGAGAATCTCGTGGTTGTGGCAGACGATGCCAAAAGGGAACTTGCAGAATCCATTTATGAAGCGGGGAAAGCACTTGGAGCGGAATCCGTGCTGATGATTATGGCGGAACGCAGCAGATCCGGGGAAGAACCGCCCGCACCAATTGCACAAGCCATGATCCAAGCCGATGTAGCCGTATGTGTGACAAGATACTCCTTAACCCATACACAGGCCCGGAAACAGGCCGCTGCATCAGGTACACGTGTCGCCACCATGCCCGGCATGACAGAGGATATGTTCATGAATGGTGCCATTACAGCCGAATATCCACAGGTGAAGGCACTGACCGAGAAGGTTACGGCTTTATTAACTGAGGGCAGCCAGGTACGGATTGAAAAGGAAGGGCACAGTCTGTCTTTCTCCATCAAGGATCGAAGCGGAGTACCCAGCACAGGGATGTATTTGAACCCTGGTGAATCGGGCAATTTGCCTTCAGGGGAGGCCTACATTGCACCGGTTGAAGGAATAGGTGAAGGCAGCATTATCGTAGATGGATCTGTTGCGGGAATTGGAGCACTCCGTGAACCGATGACTTTGAAGGTGGAAGAAGGCCGGTTGGTTTCGGCGGAGGGTCCGGATGGACAACAGCTGCTGACGATGCTGGGCGAGGGGGATGGCCGTTATCTCGGTGAATTTGGTATTGGCACCAACAATAAGGCGCGAATTACGGGAGTCGTTCTGGAAGATGAGAAGGTGTATGGAACGATCCACGTTGCCTTTGGCAGTAACAACACCTTCGGAGGCACGATTGCGGCAGGCGTGCATATCGATGCAGTAGTGCAGAAGCCGGATGTCTATATTGATGACAAGTTGATTATGAGACAAGGCGAACTGGTTAATTAA
- a CDS encoding carbohydrate ABC transporter permease: METTKNYRFSTIITEIIMVLIGLLFLVPFYFLFVNSVKTFGDLLTNSAAWPEVFQWGNYANAWEKIKFPSALMNSLIVTVISNLLLVLISSMAAYRMVRSDTRFNRILFGMFIAAMVIPFQSIMIPLVTVTSNLGLIDSLGGLIICYLGFGAPMSVFLFHGFVKSVPVEIEEAARVDGSSVYGVFFRIVFPLMKPMYVTVIILNTLWIWNDYLLPSLILQSSNLRTIPIATFALFGQYTKQWDLALPALVLGIMPIIIFFLLMQKYIIQGITAGSVKG; the protein is encoded by the coding sequence ATGGAAACGACGAAAAACTACCGCTTCAGTACGATCATAACCGAGATCATCATGGTACTGATTGGACTGCTGTTCCTGGTTCCGTTCTACTTCCTGTTTGTCAATTCGGTCAAAACATTCGGTGACCTGCTTACCAATTCGGCAGCATGGCCTGAAGTCTTTCAATGGGGCAACTATGCAAACGCCTGGGAGAAAATCAAATTCCCTTCGGCACTGATGAACTCGCTTATCGTTACAGTGATCAGCAACCTGCTGCTTGTACTGATCAGCTCCATGGCTGCATACCGGATGGTCCGCAGTGATACCCGCTTCAACCGGATTCTGTTCGGCATGTTCATTGCCGCCATGGTGATTCCGTTCCAGTCTATCATGATTCCGCTCGTTACGGTAACCAGTAATCTTGGGCTGATCGACAGTCTGGGTGGTTTAATCATCTGTTATCTCGGATTTGGTGCACCCATGTCGGTGTTCCTGTTCCACGGGTTCGTTAAATCGGTCCCGGTTGAGATTGAAGAAGCCGCCCGGGTGGATGGCAGCTCCGTATACGGGGTATTCTTCCGGATTGTATTCCCGCTGATGAAGCCGATGTATGTCACGGTTATTATCCTGAACACACTCTGGATCTGGAATGACTATCTGCTTCCGTCCCTAATCTTGCAAAGCTCTAACCTGCGTACGATCCCGATTGCGACCTTTGCGCTATTCGGTCAATATACGAAGCAATGGGATCTGGCACTGCCTGCCCTGGTGCTGGGCATCATGCCAATCATTATCTTCTTCCTGCTGATGCAGAAGTACATTATTCAAGGCATTACCGCTGGATCAGTTAAGGGGTAG
- a CDS encoding cache domain-containing sensor histidine kinase produces MSKYYSIRTKLIAFMLIATTLPLLASISMTFIQTKTALREQAVAENKRLIYQASTNLNNYVDNVARASLAVYSDPNFLRNLAKIPGDYRAVAEVYTTLQTIRSAVPDVFQLYLHSFAANQSTLIMSPFPKREERKQAYSDALHGKTGGESPDIWVESAHMSHTYGFKAASADDPARTVITLHRVIKDVPSTERLGVLAIDLNMNTIAAICSRLYDPEKEQIYVVDGQNQIIYQGRSEISGTDQLRQEASRELDAARTGTGTSNTAAGHFEQEHSMYVYQQMGSTFADWTIIKQIPNETLYARATTLTWNNAMIAIAALLLVIVATLFISIRITGPLKQLMRYMNQIQAGRLHVDIRLKSQDEIGVLARHFRDMMDTVNNLILREYRLEIANKTNQLKALQAQIHPHFLYNTLQSIGTLALQHQGQRVYVLLSSLSKMLRYSMRDQTRVTLREEAEHARLYLELQQERFGDRLEVQLDFAEDTLRTELPRMTLQPLIENYFKHGADVQPGKGFIRISSRRTSDHWIEIQLENNGPPIPEEKLSEIQGWLSLIHTSSGLAAQDSDLSESIGLRNVMRRLQLNSPPEHTATLEISNLEPHGVMIKLNIYAGE; encoded by the coding sequence ATGTCAAAATACTACAGCATTCGCACCAAGTTAATCGCTTTCATGCTCATAGCCACCACACTTCCCCTGCTGGCTTCCATCAGCATGACATTCATCCAGACCAAAACAGCCCTGCGCGAGCAGGCCGTTGCCGAGAACAAACGTCTGATCTATCAGGCATCCACCAACCTCAACAACTATGTGGATAATGTGGCCCGAGCATCACTTGCCGTATACAGCGACCCTAATTTTCTACGAAATTTGGCAAAAATCCCTGGGGATTATCGCGCTGTTGCCGAGGTGTATACAACGCTGCAGACCATTCGCTCAGCTGTACCGGATGTGTTCCAGCTCTATTTGCACTCGTTTGCAGCCAATCAATCTACCTTAATTATGAGCCCTTTTCCAAAGCGGGAGGAACGCAAACAGGCCTATTCCGACGCGCTCCATGGAAAAACAGGTGGTGAGAGCCCCGATATATGGGTAGAATCGGCACATATGAGTCATACTTACGGCTTCAAGGCAGCTTCCGCCGATGATCCTGCACGAACAGTCATTACATTACATCGTGTAATCAAGGATGTTCCATCGACAGAGCGTCTGGGGGTGCTCGCTATTGACCTGAACATGAATACCATTGCGGCCATCTGCAGCAGGCTGTACGATCCGGAGAAGGAACAAATCTATGTCGTGGATGGTCAGAACCAAATCATATACCAAGGTCGTTCCGAGATCAGTGGAACAGATCAATTAAGGCAGGAAGCATCCAGGGAGCTGGATGCAGCACGGACCGGAACAGGAACAAGCAACACCGCTGCAGGACATTTTGAACAAGAGCATTCCATGTATGTCTATCAACAAATGGGCAGCACCTTTGCCGACTGGACCATCATCAAACAAATTCCGAATGAGACGCTATATGCCAGAGCCACCACCCTGACATGGAATAATGCCATGATTGCCATTGCTGCGCTCCTGCTCGTTATCGTGGCTACCCTGTTCATCTCGATCCGCATTACCGGACCACTCAAGCAATTAATGCGGTACATGAATCAGATTCAGGCGGGACGTCTGCATGTGGACATTCGGCTTAAGAGCCAGGATGAGATTGGAGTACTGGCACGTCATTTCCGGGATATGATGGATACGGTAAACAACCTGATTTTGCGAGAATACCGACTGGAGATTGCCAACAAAACCAACCAGCTCAAAGCATTGCAGGCACAGATCCATCCACATTTTCTATACAATACGCTGCAGTCCATAGGCACACTCGCCCTCCAGCATCAAGGGCAGCGGGTGTACGTGCTCCTCTCTTCCCTCTCCAAAATGCTGCGCTACAGCATGCGGGACCAAACTCGTGTCACCTTGCGAGAGGAAGCCGAGCATGCAAGGTTGTATCTGGAGCTTCAACAGGAGCGGTTTGGCGACCGCCTTGAGGTACAGCTTGATTTTGCCGAAGATACGTTGCGCACCGAGCTGCCGAGAATGACCCTGCAGCCATTGATTGAAAATTATTTCAAGCATGGTGCGGATGTTCAGCCGGGTAAAGGATTCATTCGCATAAGCAGTCGCAGGACATCTGACCACTGGATTGAAATTCAACTGGAGAATAACGGACCTCCCATACCAGAGGAGAAGTTGTCCGAGATTCAGGGATGGCTAAGTCTGATTCACACCTCTTCCGGACTTGCCGCTCAGGATTCCGACCTATCGGAATCCATCGGCCTACGGAATGTGATGCGCAGGCTCCAACTAAACTCACCGCCGGAGCATACGGCTACGCTGGAGATCAGCAACCTGGAACCACACGGTGTCATGATTAAGCTCAACATTTACGCAGGGGAGTGA
- a CDS encoding TetR/AcrR family transcriptional regulator has protein sequence MTNQRSSSGSAKPRSANPVNRTKAVEVAAQLFLRQGYSYVSMDEVVRASGVSKSNIYYHFKNKEELLQAVVQYWIAQYESQVYILLSQRERSVEERVNSFIATLSAGIEGRNFEGSCPFITLYMQTPASAPDVKASISRFFRELQPMIEKLFQQGVDSGEFREGMDAGAVSSLFVAALEGSLVLAETARDTGIIEQSVRTFCQMLR, from the coding sequence ATGACAAATCAAAGATCAAGTTCAGGTTCTGCCAAACCGAGAAGTGCCAATCCGGTCAACCGGACCAAGGCGGTCGAAGTGGCAGCGCAGTTATTTTTGCGTCAGGGATACAGCTATGTCAGCATGGATGAAGTTGTGCGGGCGAGCGGGGTGTCCAAGTCCAATATTTATTATCATTTTAAAAATAAGGAGGAACTGCTTCAGGCAGTGGTACAATACTGGATCGCCCAGTATGAGTCACAAGTATATATATTGCTCAGTCAGCGGGAAAGAAGCGTGGAAGAGCGCGTTAACTCGTTTATAGCCACGTTATCGGCAGGCATTGAAGGGCGCAATTTTGAAGGGAGCTGTCCTTTTATAACGCTCTATATGCAGACACCCGCTAGTGCGCCCGACGTGAAGGCCAGTATCTCCCGATTCTTCCGGGAATTGCAGCCGATGATCGAGAAGCTGTTTCAGCAGGGCGTGGACAGTGGAGAATTCCGTGAAGGCATGGATGCAGGGGCGGTTTCTTCGCTGTTTGTCGCCGCACTGGAAGGATCGCTGGTTCTGGCTGAGACCGCGCGGGATACCGGGATTATAGAACAATCCGTACGTACATTTTGTCAGATGCTTCGTTAA
- a CDS encoding ABC transporter substrate-binding protein, translated as MKRMTKLTLLMLIAFSVMLAGCGNGDKSGSPVNTDAQTGGGDAAAGDKTIKIFQFKVEIAEALNRLKAEYESSHPGIKLDIQTVGGGSDYGAALKAKFAAGEQPDIFNVGGYRELDTWLEYLEDLSGEAWTKDVLEVAKEPMTKDGKLYGQPLALEGYGFIYNKDLFEKAGITEIPTTLEQLDQAAQKLQAAGITPFSNGYQEWWVLGNHNVNVAFANQADPVKFIQGLNEGTEKIPGNQVFTDWMNLLDLTLKYSNKNPLTTDYNTQVTLFASGEAAMMQQGNWTQVQIDGINPDLNLGMLPMPITNEPNDKLFVGVPNYWVVNKNSQVKPEAKEFLEWLVTSDIGKQYMTKEFKFIPAFSSIQASEEDLGDLATEIMKYSQENKTLSWNFNRFPEGVPQEYGSTIQAYVAGKSDKAGLLDALQQNWDSLKK; from the coding sequence ATGAAAAGAATGACAAAGTTGACGTTGCTCATGCTGATTGCTTTTTCGGTAATGCTCGCAGGTTGTGGCAACGGGGACAAAAGCGGCAGTCCGGTCAATACGGATGCTCAAACGGGCGGAGGAGACGCTGCCGCAGGGGACAAAACCATCAAAATCTTTCAATTCAAAGTCGAAATTGCGGAAGCGCTTAACCGCCTTAAGGCAGAGTATGAATCCTCGCATCCAGGCATCAAGCTGGACATTCAGACAGTTGGTGGCGGCAGTGACTACGGTGCAGCACTGAAAGCCAAGTTTGCTGCAGGCGAACAACCGGACATTTTCAACGTGGGCGGATACCGCGAATTGGACACTTGGCTTGAGTATCTGGAAGACCTGTCAGGTGAAGCTTGGACAAAGGACGTGCTTGAAGTAGCCAAAGAGCCAATGACCAAAGACGGTAAACTCTATGGACAGCCGCTGGCACTGGAAGGATACGGATTCATTTATAACAAAGACCTTTTTGAAAAGGCAGGCATTACTGAAATTCCAACAACATTGGAACAGTTGGATCAGGCAGCTCAGAAACTTCAGGCAGCCGGCATTACACCATTTTCGAACGGATATCAGGAGTGGTGGGTGCTTGGCAATCATAACGTAAACGTTGCATTTGCGAATCAGGCAGATCCGGTAAAATTCATTCAAGGCCTTAACGAAGGTACAGAGAAAATCCCGGGCAACCAAGTGTTCACAGACTGGATGAACCTGCTCGATTTAACGCTGAAATACAGCAACAAAAACCCGCTTACTACCGACTACAATACACAGGTAACCCTGTTTGCAAGCGGGGAAGCAGCGATGATGCAGCAAGGGAACTGGACTCAAGTGCAGATTGATGGAATCAATCCCGACCTGAATCTCGGTATGCTGCCAATGCCAATTACGAATGAACCGAATGACAAATTGTTTGTAGGCGTACCTAACTATTGGGTTGTAAACAAAAACTCGCAAGTGAAGCCGGAAGCGAAGGAATTCCTGGAATGGCTCGTAACATCCGATATCGGGAAACAGTACATGACCAAAGAGTTCAAATTTATCCCGGCGTTCAGCTCCATTCAGGCCTCGGAAGAGGATCTGGGCGATCTGGCAACAGAGATTATGAAGTACAGTCAGGAAAACAAAACGTTAAGCTGGAACTTCAACCGCTTCCCGGAAGGTGTTCCACAGGAATACGGCAGCACCATCCAGGCATATGTGGCAGGCAAATCGGATAAAGCCGGATTGCTTGATGCCCTGCAGCAAAACTGGGATAGTCTGAAAAAGTAA
- a CDS encoding methyl-accepting chemotaxis protein encodes MTLKAKVIVIVTAICILLAAPLSYIALLVIEKQATESVDNQLQSTVQYAAAEVNGWAIAQAKVIETLGKVIEDTVPLNEIGMDHLQAFQLPSNKKDIATIYFGLEDGTYMDGAGFIPDATFDARERPWYVQTKASNELTYSDAYVTKAGVQSIFIGVPLHDADGNFQGAIAENIALDSIKDEINSIQTENGFTFLLDQAGVVLSHPNQELLNTPLADQSDYTDIVGTMLKEPSGLSEYTYNNDRQLIYYEKIPNTNWIVATSISKAAALAEFTKTRTLYLAFIVVFTLILAALAYFFALKTIKPLLAMKNSAKQLAAGDLTVQVAVKGKDEIAQLGSSFNEMSASLRSLIGQVDQSAQQVQASSQTMFKDASGSNEIAGQISTVIEEIANGAGEQAESIQAGAEMVSGINGIIDQITDEARQASETILDVNHAMESGQSAIARQSDLSQAGQESTSRVETSNELLLSKIGEISAITGSIQNIAAQTNLLALNASIEAARAGEHGRGFAVVAGEVRKLAEQSSHSVAEIDQLLNDLNAAGQQSAAELEQFRLNSSAQSDSMAETSASFDLIRGSVDEIIHKISSITSGMNEIKTGAAQVSDVITGLAAVAEESAASTEEAASSTMEQSLSISNISEAAKALSDHADRLLREVSRFNTEDK; translated from the coding sequence ATGACGCTTAAAGCCAAAGTCATTGTCATCGTCACCGCCATTTGTATTTTGCTTGCAGCCCCGCTAAGTTACATCGCCCTTCTCGTCATTGAAAAACAAGCTACGGAGTCTGTGGATAACCAACTGCAGAGCACAGTTCAATATGCTGCAGCTGAAGTTAACGGATGGGCCATTGCCCAAGCTAAAGTGATAGAGACACTTGGGAAGGTTATTGAAGATACAGTTCCCTTGAATGAGATCGGAATGGATCATCTGCAGGCTTTCCAACTGCCTTCCAATAAAAAGGATATCGCCACCATCTATTTCGGCCTTGAGGACGGAACCTATATGGATGGAGCAGGCTTTATTCCCGATGCAACTTTCGACGCTCGCGAACGTCCCTGGTACGTGCAAACCAAAGCTTCTAACGAGCTTACATACAGTGATGCTTACGTGACCAAAGCCGGTGTACAGTCCATATTCATTGGGGTGCCTCTCCATGATGCAGACGGGAATTTCCAAGGTGCAATCGCTGAAAATATTGCACTGGATTCCATCAAGGATGAGATTAACTCCATTCAGACGGAGAACGGATTCACCTTTTTGCTGGACCAGGCCGGTGTAGTGCTCTCCCACCCCAATCAGGAGTTGCTAAATACCCCACTTGCGGATCAAAGTGACTATACCGATATTGTGGGCACGATGCTTAAGGAGCCAAGCGGATTATCCGAATATACCTACAATAATGATCGCCAATTAATCTATTATGAGAAAATTCCGAATACCAATTGGATTGTTGCCACATCCATTTCCAAGGCAGCTGCCCTGGCTGAGTTTACGAAGACAAGAACGTTGTATCTGGCCTTTATCGTTGTATTCACTTTGATCTTGGCAGCTCTCGCTTATTTCTTTGCTTTAAAAACGATCAAGCCCCTGCTTGCCATGAAAAACAGTGCCAAGCAGCTGGCAGCCGGAGATCTTACCGTGCAAGTTGCCGTGAAGGGAAAAGACGAAATCGCACAACTGGGTTCGTCATTTAATGAAATGTCTGCTTCACTACGCAGTTTGATCGGACAGGTCGATCAATCGGCACAGCAGGTTCAGGCCTCTTCCCAAACCATGTTCAAAGATGCTTCCGGCAGTAACGAAATTGCCGGGCAGATCTCGACAGTAATCGAGGAGATTGCCAACGGTGCAGGAGAACAAGCTGAATCGATTCAAGCCGGAGCAGAAATGGTGTCCGGAATTAACGGAATCATTGATCAGATAACAGACGAAGCCCGGCAGGCTTCCGAAACGATATTGGACGTTAATCACGCGATGGAGAGCGGCCAAAGTGCAATCGCTCGTCAGTCAGATCTATCCCAGGCAGGACAGGAATCCACCAGTCGGGTCGAAACATCCAATGAGCTGCTGCTTAGCAAAATTGGTGAAATATCCGCCATTACAGGCAGTATTCAGAACATTGCAGCACAGACCAATCTGCTTGCTCTGAATGCATCCATTGAAGCTGCACGTGCAGGAGAACATGGCAGAGGATTCGCCGTTGTTGCAGGGGAAGTGCGTAAGCTTGCCGAACAATCTTCCCACTCCGTTGCTGAGATCGACCAGCTATTGAACGACCTGAATGCAGCAGGCCAGCAAAGCGCAGCCGAACTGGAGCAGTTCCGCCTGAATAGCTCGGCTCAATCGGATTCCATGGCAGAAACATCAGCTTCCTTTGATCTGATTCGTGGGTCCGTAGATGAAATCATACACAAAATCAGCTCGATTACTTCGGGTATGAATGAGATCAAAACAGGTGCTGCCCAAGTATCTGACGTGATTACAGGGCTCGCCGCTGTCGCTGAGGAGAGTGCTGCTTCTACCGAAGAAGCCGCATCTTCCACAATGGAACAATCCCTGTCGATCAGTAATATCTCGGAAGCAGCCAAGGCGTTATCCGATCATGCAGATCGATTGCTGCGTGAAGTCAGTCGTTTCAATACGGAAGATAAATAA
- a CDS encoding carbohydrate ABC transporter permease gives MKHRKSSQLLQQLVFVGPSIVFFILIIVVPFLLGMYYSFTDWNGVSENINWVGFDNFIHIFANDPKFQTAFWFTVRFTVVGVVLTNIIGFFLAYFLTKPLKTRNILRTIFFMPNVIGGLLLGFIWQFIFVKGFSAVGDVTGWSFFNLPWLGDEPTAFWGIVIVFVWQTAGYLMVIYISSLTNVSPDLLEAAEIDGASRWQVLRSIILPLIMPGVTICLFLAISWSFKMFDLNLSLTKGGPFGSTESVALNIYNEAFVNNRYGIGTAKALIFFVIVAIITMIQVRLTKSKEVEA, from the coding sequence ATGAAGCATCGCAAATCTTCGCAGCTGTTACAGCAGCTGGTGTTCGTGGGTCCCTCCATCGTGTTCTTTATTCTCATCATCGTGGTCCCTTTCCTGCTGGGAATGTATTACTCCTTTACAGATTGGAACGGGGTGTCAGAGAATATCAATTGGGTAGGGTTCGACAACTTTATTCATATTTTTGCGAATGATCCCAAGTTCCAAACAGCGTTCTGGTTCACGGTACGTTTTACGGTGGTCGGTGTAGTATTAACCAATATCATCGGTTTTTTCCTGGCGTACTTCCTGACCAAACCGCTTAAGACGAGAAACATTCTGCGCACGATCTTTTTTATGCCTAACGTGATTGGTGGACTGTTGCTCGGCTTTATCTGGCAGTTCATATTTGTGAAAGGGTTTTCAGCAGTTGGCGACGTGACCGGCTGGTCCTTCTTCAACCTCCCTTGGCTGGGAGACGAGCCGACCGCCTTCTGGGGAATCGTCATTGTATTTGTCTGGCAGACCGCAGGCTATCTGATGGTCATCTACATCTCGTCCCTGACCAATGTGTCGCCGGATCTGCTGGAAGCTGCTGAAATTGATGGAGCAAGCCGCTGGCAGGTACTGCGGAGCATCATTCTACCGCTCATTATGCCTGGGGTAACGATCTGTCTCTTCCTGGCGATCTCCTGGTCATTCAAAATGTTTGATCTCAATCTGTCACTGACCAAAGGTGGACCGTTTGGATCAACGGAGTCCGTTGCACTCAACATTTACAACGAGGCATTCGTGAATAACCGTTACGGCATTGGTACGGCAAAAGCACTCATTTTCTTCGTAATCGTTGCGATCATTACAATGATTCAAGTCCGTCTGACGAAGAGCAAGGAGGTAGAGGCATAG
- a CDS encoding alpha/beta fold hydrolase: MNVNSTYLKTTDQMLTHKVDSGAASIIFMTGSTGFIGKEAVKQLIDEHLELLLLVRSESKARQGLTSYGISDFNRITFVQGDLSVEGLGLSAADRRRVLEADVIIHAGGTMDVTLGRKVAEQIFMNGAREVAGLAEEIQQTKGLRHFIHVVGFMSPYGLRNEKGEDIPTGKVAPNESAYEEMKFLADLYLREHAVKNQYPLSVVNPSTVVGPRPTGETEQTGGIGLLIQAMQKRLMPVVPGGSSYWLPLVENDVVGRTLVFLTKEAFPTGGTYPLLARKETSPNMNELLHLLAKQLDVPKPKWAVPLSWMQFAMRSGGARISGVPAESVSFITDRIWNVEETEDLFKRMGQTWPDIREQLPSVTADLDYRLSLQPYENLYSGRTRTRIGNLAALGWEGEGEPWLIVHGMLNCADEMLPMGEELHQLTGNPVWIVDLAGFGRSAVHQGQEAFDGQVDELVTAIGTFEGPMKLVGHSIGAAIASAALQRSGRTDIRLGLLQPVAHNTNPNMLRWISRLPRGIMRTLLSRRSEKSWQHMLNTHSTEAEGSIAAPELAGRIRSSLQSPRIAGAHADLLRWIYSGKIKGSTFTSGGSTWNRADIANSTLVVWAGEDTDYHYPEELNPQCKRIDVPYGHYFPVFQYRETAAILIKWAEPSV, from the coding sequence ATGAACGTAAATTCTACATACTTAAAAACAACGGACCAGATGCTTACCCATAAGGTGGACTCAGGGGCAGCATCCATTATTTTTATGACAGGCAGCACCGGATTTATCGGCAAGGAGGCAGTGAAGCAGCTAATCGATGAACATCTGGAATTGCTGCTGCTTGTCCGTTCAGAATCCAAAGCCAGGCAAGGCCTGACTTCATACGGAATATCGGATTTCAACAGAATTACGTTTGTACAAGGAGACTTATCGGTGGAGGGACTCGGTCTTAGTGCAGCAGATCGCAGGCGCGTGCTGGAAGCCGACGTCATTATTCATGCTGGAGGAACGATGGATGTTACCCTGGGGCGCAAAGTGGCGGAACAGATATTCATGAATGGAGCGCGAGAGGTTGCCGGGCTAGCTGAAGAGATTCAGCAGACTAAAGGTCTGAGACATTTCATTCACGTCGTTGGATTCATGAGCCCCTATGGCTTGCGTAATGAGAAAGGTGAAGACATACCCACTGGCAAGGTGGCCCCGAATGAAAGTGCATATGAAGAAATGAAGTTCCTCGCTGATCTGTATCTCCGAGAGCATGCTGTAAAAAATCAATATCCACTTTCTGTTGTAAACCCAAGCACAGTCGTTGGACCGCGCCCCACAGGTGAGACGGAGCAAACAGGTGGTATCGGGCTGCTCATCCAGGCGATGCAAAAAAGACTTATGCCGGTTGTACCTGGAGGTTCGTCTTATTGGTTACCGTTAGTGGAGAATGATGTGGTTGGGCGGACTCTGGTCTTCCTGACCAAAGAGGCGTTCCCAACAGGCGGGACCTATCCACTTCTGGCACGCAAGGAAACCAGTCCCAATATGAATGAACTTCTTCATCTTCTTGCGAAGCAGCTGGACGTACCGAAGCCCAAATGGGCTGTACCCTTATCCTGGATGCAATTCGCAATGAGATCAGGAGGGGCGCGGATCAGTGGTGTCCCTGCGGAATCGGTTTCCTTTATTACAGACAGAATATGGAATGTGGAAGAGACGGAAGATTTATTTAAACGCATGGGTCAAACATGGCCCGATATCCGGGAGCAGCTTCCGTCCGTTACGGCGGATCTGGATTATCGACTGAGCCTTCAACCTTACGAAAATCTCTATTCCGGTCGGACCCGAACCCGGATAGGGAACCTGGCAGCACTTGGCTGGGAGGGTGAAGGTGAACCATGGCTGATCGTGCATGGCATGCTGAATTGTGCGGATGAAATGCTTCCTATGGGCGAAGAGCTCCATCAGCTGACTGGAAATCCGGTTTGGATCGTCGACCTGGCGGGGTTCGGACGTTCGGCTGTACATCAAGGGCAGGAGGCCTTTGACGGTCAGGTGGATGAGTTGGTTACGGCCATTGGCACGTTTGAAGGTCCGATGAAGCTAGTAGGCCACTCCATAGGTGCGGCGATTGCATCCGCGGCGTTGCAGCGCAGCGGACGAACGGATATACGCCTTGGCTTGCTTCAGCCCGTTGCTCACAATACGAATCCAAACATGCTGCGATGGATTTCCCGCTTGCCAAGAGGAATAATGCGTACCCTCCTCAGCCGAAGGTCGGAAAAAAGCTGGCAGCACATGTTAAACACTCATAGCACTGAAGCAGAAGGAAGCATTGCGGCACCTGAACTGGCTGGAAGAATCAGGTCCAGTTTGCAGTCCCCCCGAATAGCGGGAGCACATGCCGACTTGCTACGATGGATTTACTCCGGCAAAATAAAAGGCAGCACCTTCACTTCTGGGGGAAGCACGTGGAATCGGGCAGACATTGCCAATAGTACATTGGTGGTATGGGCTGGCGAGGATACGGACTATCACTACCCTGAGGAGTTGAATCCACAGTGTAAACGAATCGACGTCCCTTATGGACACTACTTTCCGGTCTTTCAATACCGGGAAACGGCAGCAATTCTCATCAAATGGGCCGAACCGAGCGTGTAG
- a CDS encoding chemotaxis protein CheW produces MNEEAQVQYINFTVGDQFFALRIEEVHEIIRMIPVTTVPFGSPEIRGFGSLYGKVVSVVSLRVLLGMPDKDDDASTRIIVVPYKGGYVPLIVDTVDSVVTYDRFEEPAEEHKRFMTGVFKEIGHAPDHTAGILNLEVLLALLTSLGE; encoded by the coding sequence ATGAATGAGGAAGCTCAAGTTCAATACATTAATTTTACGGTTGGAGATCAGTTTTTCGCGCTTCGCATTGAGGAAGTACATGAAATTATCAGAATGATTCCCGTGACCACTGTTCCATTCGGCAGTCCGGAGATCAGAGGCTTTGGGTCTTTGTACGGCAAGGTGGTTTCCGTTGTTAGTCTGCGGGTTCTGCTGGGCATGCCCGATAAAGATGACGATGCTTCTACACGTATTATTGTCGTGCCGTATAAAGGAGGGTATGTGCCTCTAATTGTGGACACGGTGGATTCTGTGGTGACCTACGATCGGTTTGAAGAACCTGCAGAAGAGCATAAGCGTTTCATGACAGGTGTATTCAAAGAGATTGGACATGCCCCGGATCATACGGCGGGAATTTTGAACCTGGAAGTATTGTTGGCCCTGCTGACAAGCTTAGGTGAATAA